In a genomic window of Bacillota bacterium:
- a CDS encoding PIN domain-containing protein, whose amino-acid sequence MRVTFVDAGGWLSVIIRTDRYHVVGSQHYRQLLEQRVTVATSDFVLDEVITRLRYDVGHSVASQFIHLVRQAEEERVLHILHVDQEVWYEAEELFLKYSDVKPSFTDCTSLVLLRRHAIEEVFGFDQHLCLAGCTVRPVTE is encoded by the coding sequence TTGAGGGTAACTTTCGTCGATGCAGGTGGCTGGCTTTCCGTGATTATAAGGACTGACCGCTATCATGTGGTAGGAAGCCAGCACTACCGCCAACTACTGGAGCAGCGCGTAACAGTGGCAACCTCTGACTTTGTGCTCGACGAGGTGATTACTCGCCTTCGCTACGATGTCGGACATTCTGTAGCTTCGCAGTTCATCCACCTTGTAAGGCAGGCAGAGGAAGAACGTGTTCTTCACATCCTTCATGTGGATCAAGAAGTGTGGTACGAGGCAGAAGAGCTTTTCCTGAAGTATTCGGACGTGAAACCTTCTTTCACTGACTGTACGTCGCTGGTGTTGTTACGTCGCCACGCTATTGAAGAGGTTTTCGGATTCGACCAACACCTATGCTTAGCCGGATGTACAGTCCGTCCTGTTACTGAATAA
- a CDS encoding molybdopterin oxidoreductase family protein, with amino-acid sequence MSKVQEIKTVCPHDCPDTCAMLARVQDGRLLGVRGNPDHPVTRGYLCCKVNRYEERVYSADRVLYPYRRVGAKGEGRFERISWDEALETIVTRWQEVIARYGAEAILPYSYAGTMGIVNMSACDGRLWNRMGCTRLLRTICSTAAEAGYNYTMGWSGGIDPESFVYARTIIVWGMNPASTCTHMMAILRDAQKRGATLIVIDPFRTRTAECADWHVHLEHGTDSALALGMMHVIFREGLQDEEFLRKYTVGWEALRDRVLEKYPPDRVAQITGIASEDIERLAITYATQRPSAIRLGYGIARNTNGGMMIRTITCLPAVIGAWKELGGGLLLSTSAHFPLNMKAVKRPDLLQGNPRAVNMNQLGEALLTLDDPPIMALYVYNCNPAAVAPNSNRVIEGLLRKDLFTVVHEQLWTDTARLADIVLPATTQMEHLDLHTSYGHLYVQLNQPAIPPLGESRPNWDVLSELARRMGYQEDCFRDTAEDIIRQALDSDHPFLRGITYEYLLEHGFAKLRTPSEPFAPYLHGEMCFRTPSGKIELYSERAGRDGYDPLPAYTPAEEPDGDRQRYPLKLLSPAAHHFLNTSFANLERMQKGEREPRIWIHPQDAEARGIQHGDWVRVYNARGEVRLKAVVSAEHVRPGTTWSPSLWWHRDSPGGRNVNALTSDRLADMGGGSTFHTCFIEVEKV; translated from the coding sequence ATGTCCAAAGTGCAGGAAATCAAAACCGTCTGTCCGCACGATTGCCCCGACACTTGCGCGATGCTGGCGCGGGTGCAAGATGGTCGCCTGCTGGGCGTTCGGGGTAACCCCGACCATCCCGTCACGCGCGGCTATCTGTGCTGTAAAGTGAATCGATACGAGGAGCGCGTGTACAGCGCAGACCGCGTGCTGTATCCCTACCGTCGTGTGGGTGCGAAGGGAGAGGGCAGGTTCGAGCGCATCTCATGGGACGAAGCGCTGGAGACCATTGTCACCCGCTGGCAGGAGGTCATCGCGCGCTACGGAGCCGAAGCCATCCTGCCCTACTCCTACGCGGGCACAATGGGCATCGTGAATATGTCCGCGTGCGACGGCAGGCTGTGGAATCGCATGGGTTGCACCCGCTTGCTGCGCACCATCTGCTCCACCGCCGCCGAGGCAGGTTACAACTATACGATGGGCTGGTCGGGCGGGATAGACCCCGAAAGCTTCGTTTACGCGCGCACCATCATCGTGTGGGGCATGAATCCTGCCAGCACCTGCACGCACATGATGGCTATCCTGCGCGACGCCCAAAAGCGCGGGGCAACGCTGATTGTCATCGACCCCTTCCGCACCCGCACCGCCGAATGCGCCGACTGGCACGTGCATCTCGAACACGGCACCGACAGCGCGCTCGCTCTGGGTATGATGCATGTCATCTTTCGCGAAGGGCTTCAGGACGAGGAGTTCCTGCGCAAGTATACTGTGGGCTGGGAGGCACTGCGCGACCGGGTTCTCGAAAAGTATCCGCCTGACCGAGTGGCGCAGATAACGGGTATCGCTTCAGAGGACATCGAGCGGCTGGCAATCACCTACGCCACGCAGCGACCGTCCGCCATTCGTCTGGGCTACGGCATCGCCCGCAACACCAACGGCGGGATGATGATACGCACCATCACCTGCCTGCCTGCGGTCATCGGGGCGTGGAAGGAGCTGGGCGGTGGGCTGTTGTTGTCCACCAGCGCGCACTTCCCACTTAACATGAAAGCCGTGAAGCGCCCCGACTTGTTGCAGGGTAACCCGCGCGCCGTCAACATGAACCAGCTCGGCGAGGCGTTACTCACGCTGGATGACCCACCCATCATGGCGCTGTATGTGTATAACTGCAACCCTGCCGCCGTCGCGCCCAACAGTAACCGGGTGATTGAGGGACTGCTCCGCAAAGACCTGTTCACAGTAGTGCATGAGCAGCTGTGGACGGATACAGCTCGTCTGGCAGACATCGTGCTGCCTGCCACGACGCAGATGGAACACCTGGACCTGCACACCTCATACGGGCATCTGTATGTGCAGCTGAATCAGCCTGCCATCCCGCCGCTGGGAGAGAGCCGCCCGAACTGGGACGTGCTTTCCGAGCTGGCGCGGCGGATGGGATACCAGGAGGATTGCTTCCGTGATACCGCCGAGGACATCATCCGCCAGGCGCTGGATAGCGACCACCCATTCCTGCGCGGCATCACCTACGAGTATTTGCTGGAACACGGTTTTGCCAAATTGCGCACCCCGTCCGAACCCTTCGCACCGTATCTACATGGCGAGATGTGCTTCCGAACCCCTTCGGGCAAGATTGAGCTGTACTCCGAGCGAGCCGGGCGGGATGGCTACGATCCACTGCCCGCCTACACACCTGCCGAAGAGCCGGATGGAGACCGGCAACGTTACCCCTTGAAGCTGCTCTCGCCCGCCGCACACCATTTCCTGAACACCTCTTTCGCCAATCTGGAGCGGATGCAAAAAGGCGAGCGCGAGCCGAGAATCTGGATTCACCCGCAGGATGCGGAGGCGCGAGGCATCCAGCACGGCGACTGGGTGCGGGTTTACAACGCGCGGGGAGAGGTACGGCTGAAAGCGGTAGTTAGCGCGGAGCACGTGCGCCCGGGCACTACCTGGTCGCCCTCGCTGTGGTGGCATCGCGATAGCCCCGGCGGACGCAACGTCAACGCCCTGACTTCTGACCGCCTGGCGGATATGGGAGGGGGTTCCACATTTCATACCTGCTTTATAGAGGTGGAGAAAGTATAA